A single region of the Brachypodium distachyon strain Bd21 chromosome 3, Brachypodium_distachyon_v3.0, whole genome shotgun sequence genome encodes:
- the LOC100835122 gene encoding IRK-interacting protein isoform X2, translating to MISAYSEEPLGGMNYIRQDNRSLSENWSGIGLDHEGPEDEVAFSDLDNHNTFSSSNSELHFSSSNEHMRSRITRRNHPSSFLHPALSADSLLKSASRRTDLAESKAVTTCNACKPATISRAADTDANALKNLSSEAPLSNYNPSVSSRTRQKGTHMLAWLLPKSKRKTKSDMSPNTTECENMSQLLKEWGVFSLESLKKELAEANEHRDAALQEAGEMRSSLGELTSKLLGLEAYCSELKKALKKATSTKSMHSHSKRSARSSGISRDDSLPVSHEVMVEGFLQIVSEARLSIKQFCKVLIQQVDDADNGLSDRLNVLLQPYQLALTEKPSKLILYHLEALMNQAMYQDFENCTFQKNGSPRCLDPKQDLQENFASFVALRNLSWNEVVKKGTKYYCEDLSRFCDQKMSCIVSTLSWSWPWAEQLLQCFFVAAKCIWLLHLLAFSFDPPLVILRVEEDRAFDPLYMEEIQVERQRPRNPSRVKIMAMPGFYVQDRVLKCRVICRYS from the exons ATGATTTCG GCTTATAGTGAAGAGCCTTTGGGTGGAATGAACTACATCCGTCAAGACAACAGGAGCCTATCTGAGAACTGGAGCGGAATTGGTTTAGACCATGAAGGTCCGGAAGATGAGGTGGCATTCTCGGATCTCGACAATCACAACACCTTCTCTTCATCAAACAGCGAGCTTCACTTCTCATCATCAAACGAACATATGCGGAGCAGAATCACACGAAGAAACCatccttcttccttccttcatCCTGCTCTCTCTGCCGACAGTTTGCTTAAGTCAGCCAGCAGGAGGACAGATTTGGCAGAATCAAAGGCTGTGACGACTTGCAACGCCTGCAAGCCTGCAACAATCAGTAGGGCCGCTGATACCGATGCCAATGCTCTGAAGAACCTCAGCAGCGAAGCGCCACTGTCGAACTACAACCCCTCTGTCAGCTCACGGACAAGGCAAAAAGGGACACACATGCTTGCATGGCTCTTACCAAAGTCAAAGAGGAAAACGAAATCAGACATGTCACCGAACACCACCGAGTGTGAGAACATGTCGCAGCTTCTGAAGGAGTGGGGAGTGTTTTCACTAGAATCTCTGAAGAAGGAGCTTGCTGAGGCCAATGAGCACAGGGACGCTGCTCTACAAGAAGCTGGAGAGATGAGATCATCTTTGGGAGAGCTAACTAGCAAGCTGCTGGGCTTGGAAGCATACTGCTCTGAACTGAAGAAGGCGCTAAAGAAAGCGACAAGCACGAAAAGCATGCATTCGCACTCAAAGAGATCAGCTAGATCATCAGGCATCAGTAGAGACGATTCATTGCCCGTCAGTCACGAAGTAATGGTGGAAGGGTTCTTGCAGATAGTATCGGAAGCCCGTCTTTCCATCAAACAGTTCTGCAAGGTGCTCATCCAACAAGTCGACGATGCCGACAACGGACTGTCAGATAGGCTAAATGTACTCCTGCAGCCATATCAGCTCGCACTCACTGAAAAGCCCTCAAAACTCATACTGTATCATCTTGAAGCACTCATGAACCAAGCAATGTACCAAGACTTCGAGAACTGCACGTTCCAGAAGAATGGGTCGCCCAGGTGCCTGGACCCAAAGCAGGATCTCCAGGAGAACTTTGCGTCGTTCGTGGCGCTGCGCAACCTGAGCTGGAACGAGGTCGTGAAGAAGGGCACCAAGTACTACTGCGAGGACCTGAGCCGCTTCTGCGACCAGAAGATGAGCTGCATCGTGTCGACACTGAGCTGGTCGTGGCCGTGGGcggagcagctgctgcagtgCTTTTTTGTGGCCGCCAAGTGCATCTGGCTGCTCCACCTGCTGGCCTTCTCTTttgacccgccactggtgatacTGCGGGTCGAGGAGGACCGGGCGTTCGACCCGTTGTACATGGAGGAAATCCAGGTCGAGAGGCAACGGCCGCGGAACCCGTCTCGGGTAAAGATCATGGCGATGCCTGGGTTCTACGTCCAAGACCGGGTGCTCAAGTGCAGAGTAATCTGCAGATACAGCTAG
- the LOC100835122 gene encoding IRK-interacting protein isoform X1 → MAAAETASASSSSSSHPPMPAAFPATRQEIQAAIAKATELRALHAALLQGGANAAFASAGRSPAVIRVPPAASPAVPRAAAVAEDYPVFAPAYSEEPLGGMNYIRQDNRSLSENWSGIGLDHEGPEDEVAFSDLDNHNTFSSSNSELHFSSSNEHMRSRITRRNHPSSFLHPALSADSLLKSASRRTDLAESKAVTTCNACKPATISRAADTDANALKNLSSEAPLSNYNPSVSSRTRQKGTHMLAWLLPKSKRKTKSDMSPNTTECENMSQLLKEWGVFSLESLKKELAEANEHRDAALQEAGEMRSSLGELTSKLLGLEAYCSELKKALKKATSTKSMHSHSKRSARSSGISRDDSLPVSHEVMVEGFLQIVSEARLSIKQFCKVLIQQVDDADNGLSDRLNVLLQPYQLALTEKPSKLILYHLEALMNQAMYQDFENCTFQKNGSPRCLDPKQDLQENFASFVALRNLSWNEVVKKGTKYYCEDLSRFCDQKMSCIVSTLSWSWPWAEQLLQCFFVAAKCIWLLHLLAFSFDPPLVILRVEEDRAFDPLYMEEIQVERQRPRNPSRVKIMAMPGFYVQDRVLKCRVICRYS, encoded by the exons atggccgccgcggagaccgcctccgcctcgtcgtcctcctcctcccaccctCCCATGCCCGCCGCTTTCCCGGCCACGCGCCAGGAAATCCAGGCGGCCATCGCCAAGGCCACGGAGCTGCGCGCGCTCCACGCCGCGCTCCTCCAGGGCGGTGCCAATGCCGCCTTCGCCAGCGCCGGCCGCAGCCCCGCCGTCATCCGCGTGCCGCCCGCCGCGTCGCCTGCGGTCcccagggccgccgccgtcgccgaggaCTACCCCGTCTTTGCCCCG GCTTATAGTGAAGAGCCTTTGGGTGGAATGAACTACATCCGTCAAGACAACAGGAGCCTATCTGAGAACTGGAGCGGAATTGGTTTAGACCATGAAGGTCCGGAAGATGAGGTGGCATTCTCGGATCTCGACAATCACAACACCTTCTCTTCATCAAACAGCGAGCTTCACTTCTCATCATCAAACGAACATATGCGGAGCAGAATCACACGAAGAAACCatccttcttccttccttcatCCTGCTCTCTCTGCCGACAGTTTGCTTAAGTCAGCCAGCAGGAGGACAGATTTGGCAGAATCAAAGGCTGTGACGACTTGCAACGCCTGCAAGCCTGCAACAATCAGTAGGGCCGCTGATACCGATGCCAATGCTCTGAAGAACCTCAGCAGCGAAGCGCCACTGTCGAACTACAACCCCTCTGTCAGCTCACGGACAAGGCAAAAAGGGACACACATGCTTGCATGGCTCTTACCAAAGTCAAAGAGGAAAACGAAATCAGACATGTCACCGAACACCACCGAGTGTGAGAACATGTCGCAGCTTCTGAAGGAGTGGGGAGTGTTTTCACTAGAATCTCTGAAGAAGGAGCTTGCTGAGGCCAATGAGCACAGGGACGCTGCTCTACAAGAAGCTGGAGAGATGAGATCATCTTTGGGAGAGCTAACTAGCAAGCTGCTGGGCTTGGAAGCATACTGCTCTGAACTGAAGAAGGCGCTAAAGAAAGCGACAAGCACGAAAAGCATGCATTCGCACTCAAAGAGATCAGCTAGATCATCAGGCATCAGTAGAGACGATTCATTGCCCGTCAGTCACGAAGTAATGGTGGAAGGGTTCTTGCAGATAGTATCGGAAGCCCGTCTTTCCATCAAACAGTTCTGCAAGGTGCTCATCCAACAAGTCGACGATGCCGACAACGGACTGTCAGATAGGCTAAATGTACTCCTGCAGCCATATCAGCTCGCACTCACTGAAAAGCCCTCAAAACTCATACTGTATCATCTTGAAGCACTCATGAACCAAGCAATGTACCAAGACTTCGAGAACTGCACGTTCCAGAAGAATGGGTCGCCCAGGTGCCTGGACCCAAAGCAGGATCTCCAGGAGAACTTTGCGTCGTTCGTGGCGCTGCGCAACCTGAGCTGGAACGAGGTCGTGAAGAAGGGCACCAAGTACTACTGCGAGGACCTGAGCCGCTTCTGCGACCAGAAGATGAGCTGCATCGTGTCGACACTGAGCTGGTCGTGGCCGTGGGcggagcagctgctgcagtgCTTTTTTGTGGCCGCCAAGTGCATCTGGCTGCTCCACCTGCTGGCCTTCTCTTttgacccgccactggtgatacTGCGGGTCGAGGAGGACCGGGCGTTCGACCCGTTGTACATGGAGGAAATCCAGGTCGAGAGGCAACGGCCGCGGAACCCGTCTCGGGTAAAGATCATGGCGATGCCTGGGTTCTACGTCCAAGACCGGGTGCTCAAGTGCAGAGTAATCTGCAGATACAGCTAG